Proteins found in one Panicum hallii strain FIL2 chromosome 4, PHallii_v3.1, whole genome shotgun sequence genomic segment:
- the LOC112888938 gene encoding uncharacterized protein LOC112888938 isoform X2 has protein sequence MDPHAPFDHPHHRRGHPGHHHYLDQHHLHHLPGGGGGGVAPSRSRYDSHPIPYLPSDHHPLPRAHHHQPPPPPPPPPQPLPPPPPPAPHHRHDAPHYATLPLRAPPEPYSPPPYRNPTPPHYPYHQQRHGGGGGDDDFRAADEIRRGPGHPHPHPHHLQPQHYHHQQPQHHHQQPPLSWEEAEEEGRRYPAHQLRGVSPPGTRKRYRCAMHDSGDLESTSSSGPPPRRQRQQLHPSYSPTPEDSFVDRAISYSGYSSHEGFVTHSDSNGNRKMPMSTSAMLPGSPNSLGAGYPRRAPQVAPARVSVWQRIEENPSVYAPPSPRKVHISPSKTKNSLSATKELASMISLDCKAKSNDKDSGDSAGVKKNAVKTNEKVLASVLVKPSSEAKEKERAVNKVTKKSDNKVTKKPDKVENNIPGFTSGGVRSTALPRAGGKKVKKIVIKKIVRKIGPKDKQTSSPIVSEKKDASDANANTSEKEEGEITSSSFEKDAISAHNLVSTSDTAGVGNTVEVQKEQNNDLVNLSKSNAAPTIAAMDTLDTASVSRREHPGKEDDKSFMNSVDGNVSSAIESTKTFGTTGEHPGREEEGGFIDSSGLNAAFPCENNNSQKEEGGQILAVSGALNVTSNPPRMLDAVKPHECELENIENKVPEVLSGNNPHRGKDDTEVFSGSGNGWREEGNFLVNDSIRRPMTAEVLMTVNKDDNEKEGMILMGASEVCIASLGDSEGAPNIQEAVVTQGARKEEGNMRNNPREKDVLSVSSWGALDTLDISVNENKEKECRMPIEPSEATASFTQQVKASNTLEVGVIENVHKEIQMPICSSSSEKIQCPKAPSTAEVVISKFVQSEAGKSPTDSTGTYVGTSDNSEYAPEFVVEGRTEDSSMLHDARSALSKSDIPRDVVNTEFSDLRPSRDIGSRILPSLDDDRMKDSSGAVSLNNGVGRNTTSQVAELAHLHRTHLSPDINFSLHSHDSPSISGYSEHSVPTALTLGNNIYFSSAESEGHPEENHKLVEENQGFDANKRKGESGSDLINVGVQNWLTLPLTVSYANNDATGSTDMLDLDQIMDEGASVCQDHDSMPEMKQHGSIDALSGQDDNLNLCGRNTHESDLLATKERNKDVENESEIILPGTVNFVNVLDQYSMHAVDEPIDKPILLSSQAIDAPGGELASSQVYVDPDHTYHSNAEDSVAVSITKPDSLSSWIEAIVSEAKKEHQLCRSTLPSISSPDKVLAPKEVSRKAVSDSVVSSVVKSPPRVNIASSTVLKVPTKQVALPSSLREPPRINQSARHRTWRRDNVSSSNASLHVSQPSGLPPKLPVKKNGKSQNSYIRKGNALIRNPATGNHPHSSSNLDAQNKLSKPVMRRSLNFVRKVDSNDVVARTNVSVERPKTPPLPLHTKSISSAVNLLEPVSQTLQKQQVLETEKEDSSAQVNSGVDNPLNILHKPELLDAGKAVNVRPKSNQLAAAQVQHPGDSSNSSMDKVLLLQPSTSDLYFKKRKNQIILGPSTSDVTGAKDITQAENIKSALQMTNAVGSFSHVWTLSGQHPRKSFVGTSHMKVFPRILPWKRKIFCQNFRSSYSSLLNTSSLGIVRKLLQTRKRSTIYTVSTDGFSLRKSGVLSLGGSSLKWSRFLEKHSQKVNEEATLAVAEVERKKREKRKRQSLRNKGRNDQYSALVAANQLRNNNRSSSDSRVSSTCNEYVRVNKGNQLVRNPKKVIRMLASEKVRWSLHTVRTRLAKKQQYCQFFTRFGECKKSGGKCPYIHDRAKVAICTKFLKGLCSNTSCKLTHKVLPERMPDCSYFLRGLCTNTACPYRHVKVNSNAPVCEDFLKGYCADGDECRKKHSYVCPVFEATGECPQESRCKLHHPKKKNKSKRSRVDTLQNNNWGRYFDTSIDHGSGARVVSSEEDERQKPEQVSGDDFVADYIDLGADIEVDGDVDASDDIQLMELDSGNLKMQADSLDARIKPLRIMRTARV, from the exons ATGGATCCGCACGCGCCCTTCGACCACCCGCACCACCGCCGCGGGCACCCCGGCCACCACCACTACCTAGAccagcaccacctccaccacttgcccggcggcggcggcgggggcgttgCCCCTTCGCGGTCTAGGTACGACTCCCACCCGATCCCCTACCTTCCTTCCGACCACCACCCCCTCCCGCGCGCccaccaccaccagccgcccccgccgccgcctccaccgccccagCCGctgccccctccgccgccgcccgccccgcacCACCGCCACGACGCCCCCCACTACGCCACCCTCCCGCTCCGCGCCCCGCCGGAACCCTACTCCCCACCGCCGTACCGCAACCCCACCCCTCCCCACTACCCCTACCACCAGCaacgccacggcggcggcggcggcgacgacgacttCCGCGCCGCCGACGAGATCCGCCGCGGCCCCggccacccccacccccacccccaccatCTGCAGCCGCAGCACTACCACCACCAGCAGCCgcagcaccaccaccagcagccgCCGCTCTCGTGGGAGGAGgccgaggaggaggggcggcgctacCCTGCCCACCAGCTCAGGGGGGTGTCGCCGCCCGGCACGCGCAAGAGGTACCGCTGCGCCATGCACGACTCGGGTGACCTGGAGAGCACGTCCAGCTCTGGCCCGCCTCCACGCCGCCAGAGGCAGCAGCTGCACCCAAGCTACTCGCCAACTCCGGAAGACAGTTTTGTAGATAGGGCAATTAGTTATTCTGGTTACAGCAGCCACGAGGGCTTTGTAACTCACAGTGACAGTAATGGTAACAGAAAGATGCCGATGTCCACGTCGGCTATGCTACCTGGCTCGCCTAACTCCTTGGGTGCTGGGTATCCGAGGCGCGCCCCACAGGTCGCCCCTGCGAGAGTGTCTGTGTGGCAGCGAATTGAGGAGAATCCCTCAGTGTATGCGCCGCCTTCTCCAAGGAAAGTGCATATTTCACCGAGTAAGACCAAGAACTCCTTGTCCGCTACAAAGGAATTGGCCAGCATgatttctttggattgcaagGCAAAGAGTAATGATAAGGATAGTGGTGATAGTGCAGGAGTGAAGAAGAATGCAGTGAAGACAAATGAGAAGGTGCTGGCTTCAGTTCTTGTAAAGCCTTCATCGGAGGccaaggaaaaagaaagagctGTAAATAAGGTTACCAAGAAGTCTGATAATAAGGTTACCAAGAAGCCTGATAAGGTTGAGAATAATATACCGGGGTTCACTAGTGGTGGTGTGAGATCAACCGCTCTTCCTAGGGCTGGTGGGAAGAAAGTGAAAAAGATAGTCATCAAGAAGATTGTTAGGAAGATTGGCCCCAAAGATAAACAAACTAGTAGTCCAATCGTGTCAGAAAAGAAGGATGCCAGTGATGCAAATGCAAACACTTCTGAGAAGGAAGAAGGTGAGATCACATCATCATCTTTTGAGAAGGATGCTATTTCTGCACACAATTTGGTCAGCACTAGTGATACAGCTGGAGTTGGTAACACTGTGGAAGTCCAAAAGGAACAAAATAATGACTTGGTGAATCTGAGCAAGAGCAATGCTGCTCCAACCATTGCAGCTATGGATACTCTTGATACAGCGAGTGTTAGCAGGAGAGAACATCCTGGAAAAGAAGATGATAAGAGCTTCATGAATTCAGTTGATGGTAATGTTTCATCAGCCATTGAATCTACTAAAACATTTGGCACAACTGGTGAGCATCCTgggagagaagaggaagggggTTTCATTGATTCAAGTGGTCTAAATGCTGCTTTTCCTTGTGAGAATAATAATTCTCAGAAGGAAGAGGGTGGTCAAATTCTGGCAGTTTCAGGTGCACTCAATGTTACAAGTAACCCCCCAAGGATGCTTGATGCTGTGAAACCACATGAGTGTGAATTGGAGAACATTGAGAACAAAGTTCCTGAGGTCCTGAGTGGAAACAATCCTCATAGAGGTAAAGATGATACCGAAGTATTTAGTGGAAGTGGGAATGGCTGGAGGGAAGAAGGGAATTTCCTTGTTAATGATTCCATTAGAAGACCTATGACAGCTGAAGTTCTCATGACAGTGAACAAGGATGACAATGAAAAAGAGGGTATGATTCTGATGGGTGCGAGTGAAGTGTGTATTGCTTCTTTAGGGGATTCTGAGGGAGCTCCCAATATACAAGAAGCCGTTGTTACTCAGGGTGCCCGTAAGGAAGAAGGTAATATGCGTAACAACCCAAGAGAAAAAGATGTGTTATCTGTTAGCTCCTGGGGAGCCCTTGATACTCTGGACATTAGTGTTAATGAGAATAAGGAGAAAGAGTGTAGAATGCCCATTGAACCAAGTGAAGCTACTGCTTCTTTTACACAACAAGTGAAAGCTTCGAATACACTGGAAGTTGGTGTTATTGAGAATGTTCATAAGGAGATACAAATGCCCATTTGTTCAAGCTCATCTGAAAAAATACAGTGCCCCAAAGCTCCCAGTACAGCAGAAGTTGTTATTAGTAAGTTTGTTCAGAGTGAAGCAGGCAAGAGCCCTACAGATTCAACCGGAACGTATGTAGGAACTTCAGATAACTCTGAGTATGCTCCAGAATTTGTTGTAGAGGGTAGAACTGAAGATAGCAGCATGCTCCATGATGCAAGATCTGCTTTAAGTAAGTCAGATATCCCCAGAGATGTTGTGAATACAGAGTTCTCTGATCTGCGGCCATCTAGAGATATAGGGAGCAGAATTCTGCCATCATTGGATGATGATCGTATGAAGGATTCCTCTGGTGCTGTTAGTTTGAATAATGGTGTAGGAAGGAATACTACATCTCAAGTAGCAGAACTGGCACATCTTCATAGAACCCATCTGTCTCCTGATATCAATTTCTCCTTACATTCCCATGATTCACCATCTATATCTGGTTATAGTGAGCATTCTGTTCCTACAGCTTTGACCCTCGGTAATAATATATATTTCAGTAGCGCAGAGAGTGAAGGACATCCTGAGGAAAACCATAAGCTAGTGGAAGAAAACCAAGGATTTGATGCCAACAAAAGAAAGGGTGAATCTGGCAGTGACTTGATCAATGTAGGTGTTCAGAATTGGTTGACTTTACCCCTGACAGTCAGTTATGCGAATAATGATGCTACTGGCAGTACTGATATGTTAGATTTGGACCAGATTATGGATGAAGGGGCTTCTGTCTGTCAGGATCATGATAGTATGCCAGAAATGAAGCAGCATGGGAGTATTGATGCTTTGTCTGGCCAGGATGACAACCTTAATCTATGTGGTAGAAATACACATGAGTCAGACCTGTTGGCAACTAAAGAGAGAAATAAGGATGTTGAGAATGAGAGTGAGATCATTCTCCCAGGTACTGTTAATTTTGTAAATGTTTTAGATCAATACAGCATGCACGCAGTGGATGAACCTATAGATAAACCCATTCTCTTATCTTCACAAGCCATTGATGCTCCAGGTGGAGAGTTAGCTTCTTCTCAGGTATATGTTGATCCAGATCACACCTATCACAGTAATGCTGAGGATTCTGTGGCTGTGTCAATCACAAAGCCTGATTCGTTATCTTCCTGGATTGAAGCCATTGTGTCAGAAGCTAAAAAGGAACATCAATTATGTAGATCCACTCTACCTTCTATCAGTTCTCCAGACAAGGTATTAGCACCAAAGGAGGTTAGCAGGAAGGCAGTGTCAGATTCAGTAGTCAGTTCTGTTGTAAAATCTCCACCCAGAGTTAATATTGCGAGCTCCACGGTTTTGAAGGTTCCTACTAAGCAAGTGGCTTTGCCCAGCTCATTGCGAGAGCCTCCTCGCATAAACCAGAGTGCAAGGCACAGGACATGGCGTCGTGACAATGTTTCATCTTCTAATGCATCTTTGCATGTTTCTCAGCCTTCAGGATTGCCCCCTAAACTGCCTGTAAAGAAGAATGGCAAAAGTCAAAACTCTTATATCCGCAAGGGTAATGCGCTCATTAGAAATCCAGCCACTGGAAATCACCCTCATTCTTCTTCAAACCTAGATGCTCAAAATAAGTTGAGTAAGCCTGTTATGAGGAGAAGCTTGAACTTCGTCAGGAAAGTTGATTCAAATGACGTTGTGGCACGCACTAATGTTTCAGTTGAAAGACCCAAGACTCCCCCTTTGCCACTTCACACCAAATCCATCAGTTCTGCTGTGAATCTTTTGGAGCCAGTGTCTCAGACTTTGCAGAAGCAGCAGGTTCTTGAAACTGAAAAGGAAGATTCTAGTGCGCAGGTAAACTCGGGTGTTGATAACCCACTCAATATTTTGCATAAGCCTGAACTCCTGGATGCTGGTAAAGCAGTTAATGTAAGACCGAAGTCAAATCAACTAGCTGCTGCACAGGTGCAACATCCTGGTGACTCAAGTAACAGTTCGATGGATAAGGTTTTGTTGCTGCAGCCATCAACATCTGATCTCTATTTCAAGAAAAGGAAAAATCAGATTATTTTGGGCCCCTCTACTTCAGATGTTACAGGTGCAAAAGATATTACTCAGGCTGAGAATATAAAGTCAG CTCTTCAGATGACAAATGCTGTGGGAAGTTTCTCTCATGTATGGACACTCAGTGGACAACATCCGCGGAAATCTTTTGTGGGAACTAGTCATATGAAGGTCTTCCCTCGTATACTTCCATGGAAAAGAAAAATATTCTGCCAGAACTTCAGAAGCAGTTACTCTTCATTGTTGAATACAAGCTCGTTAGGGATAGTGAG AAAACTATTGCAAACAAGGAAGAGAAGTACTATTTATACTGTCTCGACTGATGGATTCTCTCTTCGGAAATCTGGAGTGTTAAGTTTAGGCGGATCAAGTTTGAAATGGTCAAGGTTCCTTGAGAAACATTCTCAAAAGGTTAATGAG GAAGCTACACTGGCAGTTGCTGAAgttgaaagaaagaaaagagaaaagagaaagcgGCAGTCTCTCCGTAACAAGGGAAGGAATG ATCAATACTCTGCACTGGTTGCTGCCAATCAATTAAGAAATAACAACAGATCATCTTCAGATTCCAGGGTGTCATCAACTTGCAATGA ATATGTGCGTGTTAACAAAGGTAACCAACTGGTTAGAAATCCAAAGAAAGTAATCCGCATGCTAGCAAGTGAGAAAGTTCGATGGAGTTTGCACACTGTCAGAACACGCTTGGCAAAGAAGCAGCAATATTGTCAATTCTTCACTCGCTTCGGCGAGTGTAAAAAATCTGGTGGCAAGTGTCCCTATATTCATGACCGAGCTAAGGTGGCTATTTGTACTAAATTTCTTAAAGGCTTGTGTTCTAATACTAGTTGCAAACTGACTCACAAG GTCCTTCCAGAAAGAATGCCAGATTGTTCTTACTTTCTGCGAG GGCTTTGTACCAACACAGCCTGTCCCTATAGGCATGTGAAAGTGAACTCAAATGCTCCTGTTTGTGAAGATTTTTTGAAGGGATATTGTGCTGATGGCGATGAG TGTCGTAAAAAGCACAGCTATGTATGCCCTGTCTTTGAGGCGACAGGAGAGTGCCCACAAGAATCAAGATGCAAGCTTCATCATCCCAAGAAGAAAAACAAATCCAAGAGAAGCAGAGTAGACACCCTCCAAAACAACAATTGGGGCAGGTATTTTGACACAAGCATTGACCATGGAAGTGGGGCAAGGGTAGTTTCTTCAGAGGAAGATGAGAGACAGAAGCCGGAGCAAGTCTCTGGTGATGACTTTGTTGCTGACTACATTGACCTTGGTGCCGATATTGAAGTTGATGGAGATGTGGATgcttcagatgatatacagctGATGGAATTGGACTCAGGGAATCTCAAGATGCAGGCTGACAGTCTTGATGCACGAATCAAGCCACTTCGGATCATGAGAACAGCAAGAGTTTGA